One window from the genome of Nitrosospira multiformis encodes:
- a CDS encoding DUF2971 domain-containing protein, whose amino-acid sequence MTKEAQEMILTPEQFQLWLQLEGIFMPEATKKKNSFYESGTKSEARFVHYTSAEAALNIINSKRMWMRNTRCMSDYREVQHGFEILQGFLSDKGKKDAFIKALDSCAPGAGDEAITLFDRWSDEIQWNTYIMSISEHDDKEDSHGRLSMWRAFGGNGARVGIVLKLPWYAEKAGTLNVSFSPVAYLPKDKAHEMMDKVIGNIDANSDFLRSVDRSLIVKAVFSMLEFSVECLKHEGFHEEREWRVICGPGRSPSLHIESSTEFFGGVPQLVYKLPLDVTVSESLSHLEFSRLFDRLIIGPSPYPLVMYQAFVEALRKAGVADAENRVVASGIPIRA is encoded by the coding sequence ATGACGAAAGAAGCTCAAGAGATGATTCTTACACCAGAGCAATTTCAGCTCTGGTTGCAACTTGAGGGTATTTTTATGCCCGAAGCTACCAAGAAAAAGAATTCATTTTACGAAAGTGGGACAAAAAGTGAGGCACGGTTTGTTCATTATACTTCAGCCGAGGCAGCGCTCAACATCATTAACAGCAAACGCATGTGGATGCGTAACACAAGGTGCATGTCAGATTACCGCGAAGTGCAGCACGGCTTTGAAATTCTTCAGGGATTCCTTTCGGATAAGGGCAAAAAGGATGCATTTATTAAGGCTCTTGATAGCTGTGCTCCCGGTGCGGGGGATGAAGCTATAACTTTATTTGATCGATGGTCGGATGAGATCCAGTGGAACACCTACATCATGTCAATATCAGAACATGATGATAAAGAGGATTCACACGGACGATTATCAATGTGGCGCGCTTTTGGCGGCAACGGTGCTCGCGTAGGTATTGTCTTAAAGCTGCCTTGGTATGCTGAAAAAGCAGGCACATTGAATGTTAGTTTTAGCCCCGTGGCATATCTGCCAAAGGATAAAGCGCACGAGATGATGGACAAAGTTATTGGGAATATAGATGCGAATAGCGATTTTCTGCGTTCAGTAGATCGTTCGCTTATTGTGAAAGCTGTTTTCAGTATGCTTGAATTTAGCGTTGAGTGTCTTAAGCACGAGGGCTTTCACGAAGAAAGGGAATGGCGCGTTATCTGTGGCCCTGGGCGCTCGCCCTCGCTACACATAGAATCCTCAACTGAGTTTTTTGGAGGGGTTCCGCAGTTGGTTTATAAGTTGCCGCTCGACGTAACGGTTTCAGAGTCACTTAGCCATTTGGAGTTTTCGCGCTTATTTGACCGTCTAATAATTGGCCCATCTCCGTATCCATTGGTGATGTACCAGGCATTTGTGGAGGCGCTTAGAAAGGCAGGGGTTGCGGATGCTGAAAATCGAGTAGTTGCCTCTGGTATCCCTATCCGTGCTTAG
- a CDS encoding DUF4142 domain-containing protein: MKKLLMLVIALIVPIFAAAAETKALSDAEIVGIVLAVNQAEINGGILAQSTSSHPDVKAFGHRLAEEHNDSTSQFNDWAKKKNITPQSSSISDTLKADGEKYLEKLRKLNGILFDLDYVNHEVESHQQALDLWDGKLIPSAKNEELKHLLSLRRASLAGHFEQVKLIKTSLGRKK; the protein is encoded by the coding sequence ATGAAAAAACTGCTCATGCTGGTCATCGCGCTGATAGTCCCGATCTTTGCAGCCGCTGCTGAAACGAAAGCACTCAGTGACGCGGAAATCGTTGGTATCGTCCTGGCCGTGAATCAGGCTGAAATCAATGGCGGTATTCTGGCCCAATCCACGTCATCCCATCCAGATGTGAAGGCGTTCGGTCACCGTTTGGCAGAAGAGCATAATGATTCCACCTCGCAATTCAATGACTGGGCGAAAAAGAAAAATATAACGCCGCAGAGCAGTTCGATCAGCGACACTTTGAAGGCCGATGGGGAGAAATACCTGGAGAAACTCAGGAAGCTGAACGGCATATTATTCGATCTGGATTATGTCAATCATGAAGTGGAATCCCACCAGCAAGCGCTCGATTTATGGGATGGGAAGCTGATTCCAAGCGCAAAGAATGAGGAGCTAAAGCATTTATTGAGCCTGAGGCGGGCAAGCCTTGCCGGCCATTTTGAACAGGTAAAGCTGATCAAAACCTCGCTGGGCAGAAAGAAGTAG